The proteins below are encoded in one region of Lactuca sativa cultivar Salinas chromosome 3, Lsat_Salinas_v11, whole genome shotgun sequence:
- the LOC111912314 gene encoding spindle assembly checkpoint component MAD1-like, with translation MSGSEKRKKKQKIEQDNETQKGSMHRFLKKNSYADVQVNEQDNLTHETIFNEQDNVLNENVSQEKVSNENVDFDDEKINNEDVNVNNENVNISNENENENVMNDNNEQFIPPLDIYDPSNWDNLDNNLRDILIEKWPIRESNFVYPKDNLSRHFSYASYTRKLSNANDGFNDWKHLFDRLKEHENSSQHLFCMDSWDELIARFDKNKTIDKDLQNTVLTEKERWRNEGYAISIDNAKAIASDMEVEPIFPKKRQITRKKQFDEINCEDELLSPEESFRIEYFIYIVDVAIASLEGRFEQLTNFENIFGFLYDSKRLKSLDDIELKKSCVVCVNKFTHNNLCDVDLNEFLTELKVLQKTLPNVVMSSVEILEFVKGKDCYPNVCIAYRILLTIPVTIASTERNFSKLKLLKNYLRSSMSQERLNGLAMLCIEKDLLDNIELDSIIDDFASKKARKCKFL, from the exons ATGTCTGGAAGTGAAAAacgaaagaaaaaacaaaaaattgaacAAGATAATGAAACTCAAAAAGGGTCTATGCacaggtttttaaaaaaaaatagttatgctGATGTACAAGTAAATGAACAAGATAATCTCACACATGAAACTATTTTTAATGAGCAAGATAATGTCTTGAATGAAAATGTTTCTCAAGAAAAAGtttcaaatgaaaatgttgattttGATGATGAAAAGATTAATAATGAAGATGTTAATGTCAATAATGAAAATGTTAACATTTCAAATGAGAATGAGAATGAAAATGTCATGAATGATAACAATGAACAATTTATTCCACCTTTAGATATATATGATCCTAGTAATTGGGATAATCTTGATAATAACTTAAGAGATATTTTGATTGAAAAATGGCCAATAAGAGAATCAAATTTTGTGTATCCTAAAGATAATCTATCTAGACATTTTTCTTATGCTTCTTATACTAGAAAGTTAAGTAATG CAAATGATGGATTTAATGATTGGAAACATCTATTTGATAGACTTAAAGAACATGAAAATAGTTCCCAACATCTTTTTTGTATGGATTCTTGGGATGAACTAATAGCAAGATTTGATAAGAATAAAACAATTGATAAAGATTTACAAAATACAGTTTTAACTGAAAAAGAACGTTGGAG aAATGAAGGTTATGCCATTAGTATTGATAATGCTAAGGCCATTGCATCGGATATGGAAGTTGAACCTATATTCCCAAAAAAACGCCAAATTACTAGAAAAAAACaatttgatgaaattaattgtgaAGATGAATTACTATCACCCGAAGAATCATTTAGAATcgagtattttatatatattgttgatgTGGCAATTGCATCATTAGAGGGTAGATTTGAGCAATTAACAaactttgaaaacatttttggatttttatatgATTCAAAAAGGTTAAAGTCATTGGATGATATTGAACTTAAAAAAAGTTGTGTTGTTTGTGTAAATAAGTTTACTCATAATAACTTATGTGATGTGGATTTAAATGAATTTTTGACGGAACTTAAAGTATTACAAAAAACTTTGCCAAATGTTGTTATGTCATCGGTTGAAATTTTAGAGTTTGTCAAAGGTAAAGATTGTTATCCAAATGTTTGTATTGCATATAGAATCTTATTAACCATACCAGTTACTATAGCATCAACAgaaagaaatttttcaaaactaaaattattaaaaaattatttgagATCATCAATGTCACAAGAAAGATTAAATGGTTTGGCTATGTTATGCATTGAAAAAGATTTGTTGGATAATATTGAACTTGATTCTATAATTGATGACTTTGCATCTAAAAAAGCTCGTAAATGTAAATTTCTTTAG